The Ananas comosus cultivar F153 linkage group 2, ASM154086v1, whole genome shotgun sequence genome contains a region encoding:
- the LOC109723324 gene encoding N-alpha-acetyltransferase 40 isoform X1, producing MESKRAQNSKEKKIRRKEVLEKKKAIDDTIKKAAAVKDHLASFPPFCQYNRNGLSVYLESGSGDQLSSLIKKYIQNLLKANMEGMYGSEWPMEEKVKRREMIAPEARYIFVREFPNSTPDEKSLKADEKAGGDRLAGFVHYRFIVEEDVPVVYVYELQLESCAQGKGLGKFLMQLIELIARKLQPHLVSFGNQVGAVMLTVQKTNVAAMNFYMNKLRYVVSSISPSRVDPLIGAEKSYEILCKAFDTEAKIRLEESNETNLAMRNGTTQGLGAK from the exons ATGGAGTCGAAGAGGGCTCAGAACAGTAAGGAGAAGAAGATTAGGAGAAAGGAg GtgttggagaagaaaaaggcaATTGACGATACTATTAAGAAGGCAGCAGCTGTAAAGGATCATCTAGCTTCTTTTCCACCCTTCTGTCAGTACAATCGAAATG GTCTTTCAGTCTATTTAGAGTCGGGGTCTGGAGACCAACTCTCCTCTCTTATAAAGAAGTATATACAAAATCTCCTTAAG GCCAATATGGAGGGTATGTATGGTTCAGAGTGGCCTATGGAAGAGAAAGTGAAACGCAGGGAAATGATTGCCCCAGAAGCACGATATATATTTGTGCGAGAATTTCCAAATTCAACTCCTGATGAGAAATCTCTAAAAGCTGATGAAAAAGCAGGTGGAGACCGTCTTGCTGGTTTTGTACATTACCGATTTATTGTCGAGGAAGATGTACCTGTTGTTTATGTGTATGAACTACAGCTCGAATCTTGTGCTCAAGGGAAGGGATTAGGAAAATTTCTAATGCAGCTAATTGAACTTATAGCTCGAAAG CTTCAACCACATCTTGTGTCATTTGGG AACCAAGTTGGAGCTGTGATGCTGACAGTACAGAAAACTAATGTAGCAGCCATGAATTTCTATATGAATAAGCTCAG ATATGTGGTTTCAAGTATTTCACCATCACGGGTGGATCCACTG ATTGGAGCTGAGAAAAGCTATGAGATTCTATGCAAAGCGTTTGATACTGAAGCAAAAATAAGACTGGag GAAAGCAACGAGACAAATCTCGCCATGCGAAATGGCACCACACAAGGGTTAGGTGCAAAGTGA
- the LOC109723324 gene encoding N-alpha-acetyltransferase 40 isoform X2, with protein sequence MESKRAQNSKEKKIRRKEVLEKKKAIDDTIKKAAAVKDHLASFPPFCQYNRNGLSVYLESGSGDQLSSLIKKYIQNLLKANMEGMYGSEWPMEEKVKRREMIAPEARYIFVREFPNSTPDEKSLKADEKAGGDRLAGFVHYRFIVEEDVPVVYVYELQLESCAQGKGLGKFLMQLIELIARKNQVGAVMLTVQKTNVAAMNFYMNKLRYVVSSISPSRVDPLIGAEKSYEILCKAFDTEAKIRLEESNETNLAMRNGTTQGLGAK encoded by the exons ATGGAGTCGAAGAGGGCTCAGAACAGTAAGGAGAAGAAGATTAGGAGAAAGGAg GtgttggagaagaaaaaggcaATTGACGATACTATTAAGAAGGCAGCAGCTGTAAAGGATCATCTAGCTTCTTTTCCACCCTTCTGTCAGTACAATCGAAATG GTCTTTCAGTCTATTTAGAGTCGGGGTCTGGAGACCAACTCTCCTCTCTTATAAAGAAGTATATACAAAATCTCCTTAAG GCCAATATGGAGGGTATGTATGGTTCAGAGTGGCCTATGGAAGAGAAAGTGAAACGCAGGGAAATGATTGCCCCAGAAGCACGATATATATTTGTGCGAGAATTTCCAAATTCAACTCCTGATGAGAAATCTCTAAAAGCTGATGAAAAAGCAGGTGGAGACCGTCTTGCTGGTTTTGTACATTACCGATTTATTGTCGAGGAAGATGTACCTGTTGTTTATGTGTATGAACTACAGCTCGAATCTTGTGCTCAAGGGAAGGGATTAGGAAAATTTCTAATGCAGCTAATTGAACTTATAGCTCGAAAG AACCAAGTTGGAGCTGTGATGCTGACAGTACAGAAAACTAATGTAGCAGCCATGAATTTCTATATGAATAAGCTCAG ATATGTGGTTTCAAGTATTTCACCATCACGGGTGGATCCACTG ATTGGAGCTGAGAAAAGCTATGAGATTCTATGCAAAGCGTTTGATACTGAAGCAAAAATAAGACTGGag GAAAGCAACGAGACAAATCTCGCCATGCGAAATGGCACCACACAAGGGTTAGGTGCAAAGTGA
- the LOC109723324 gene encoding N-alpha-acetyltransferase 40 isoform X3 — MESKRAQNSKEKKIRRKEVLEKKKAIDDTIKKAAAVKDHLASFPPFCQYNRNGLSVYLESGSGDQLSSLIKKYIQNLLKANMEGMYGSEWPMEEKVKRREMIAPEARYIFVREFPNSTPDEKSLKADEKAGGDRLAGFVHYRFIVEEDVPVVYVYELQLESCAQGKGLGKFLMQLIELIARKLQPHLVSFGNQVGAVMLTVQKTNVAAMNFYMNKLRFYTYVT, encoded by the exons ATGGAGTCGAAGAGGGCTCAGAACAGTAAGGAGAAGAAGATTAGGAGAAAGGAg GtgttggagaagaaaaaggcaATTGACGATACTATTAAGAAGGCAGCAGCTGTAAAGGATCATCTAGCTTCTTTTCCACCCTTCTGTCAGTACAATCGAAATG GTCTTTCAGTCTATTTAGAGTCGGGGTCTGGAGACCAACTCTCCTCTCTTATAAAGAAGTATATACAAAATCTCCTTAAG GCCAATATGGAGGGTATGTATGGTTCAGAGTGGCCTATGGAAGAGAAAGTGAAACGCAGGGAAATGATTGCCCCAGAAGCACGATATATATTTGTGCGAGAATTTCCAAATTCAACTCCTGATGAGAAATCTCTAAAAGCTGATGAAAAAGCAGGTGGAGACCGTCTTGCTGGTTTTGTACATTACCGATTTATTGTCGAGGAAGATGTACCTGTTGTTTATGTGTATGAACTACAGCTCGAATCTTGTGCTCAAGGGAAGGGATTAGGAAAATTTCTAATGCAGCTAATTGAACTTATAGCTCGAAAG CTTCAACCACATCTTGTGTCATTTGGG AACCAAGTTGGAGCTGTGATGCTGACAGTACAGAAAACTAATGTAGCAGCCATGAATTTCTATATGAATAAGCTCAG ATTTTACACATATGTAACTTAG
- the LOC109705078 gene encoding uncharacterized protein LOC109705078 isoform X1 produces the protein MEKDDDDRCFFPLTSLQIGDLQSYLSRLTLFLVPKSKKFLILVDNRPWLIDLGTRPAHLWQLMVTKSRLSPFANTSARRKRVDNGKRLDFSNSSGSTPVMRNKLSRWYTVIDAAISQKKTLLPVKKLKESSFLLNKELHRTLYGFIVFEVEWAHVRGINYLNELQTDTSMVLEAKIMKRWEFDSIEQASTFISSWYSGSYYECTLLRDYLDSNCNNGDVFYDAQEDISTHRREDGNRCNADFPEEKFIPNNSRFACSPYTSPPSDGPYKRRKIIKSNAFDEDSVEVYSEIVGSPRYSESSSSSPSTDSESSSSVFGPTIYKDVLILFRFNDHDLPFKLKEVIMSDLRLLTLLEYGLPSWVIFFQSYPVFCKIYRPWMCPLARALYVLISVITVLIGFYDLYKNVPLLKATASRLFGPFFDWIETWEMVSRIKYLGTMLFLHNFEVALKWFLSIMRATKSVISILTKPIAGPLMELVELILPLWNICVEAVESVSSVIWLILGSSYSIIVGTVQVIVWPFWFAFSTLWNLATYVIYPIFWVLLEILVAPVRLVLALANYVAMLFVNMYYLLGETWSSVSAMLQFASTSKTSVSRLESSMWRSLWNDLFSQVFRALRSILYGFVAFFATCNRHRLSIYNHIRGFLLRVSEATQTRHPVASQGRSSNSKIDPLADFERPTTRRIPHSQEKFHRRRSKSKDM, from the exons ATGGAAAAAGATGACGACGATCGCTGTTTCTTTCCTCTCACCAGTTTGCAAATCGG GGATTTGCAGTCTTATCTTTCGCGTTTGACTCTTTTTTTGGTTCCCAAAAGTAAGAAGTTCCTTATCCTAGTTGACAACCGTCCGTGGTTGATCGACCTGGGCACGCGACCTGCTCACCTATGGCAATTGATGGTTACCAAG TCCAGGTTGTCTCCTTTTGCAAACACTAGCGCCAGGAGGAAGAGAGTCGACAATGGGAAAAGGCTTGACTTCTCAAATAGCTCAGGATCCACTCCAGTTATGCGGAATAAATTATCTAGATGGTATACTGTAATTGATGCTGCAATATCTCAAAAGAAAACTTTGCTTCCGGTGAAGAAACTCAAGGAATCATCTTTTCTGTTGAATAAGGAGTTACATCGTACTTTATATGGTTTTATTGTTTTTGAAGTGGAGTGGGCACATGTTAGGGGTATAAATTACCTGAATGAACTTCAG ACCGATACATCTATGGTGTTGGAGGCTAAGATAATGAAAAGGTGGGAATTTGATAGTATCGAGCAAGCTTCAACCTTCATCTCTTCATGGTATTCAGGGAGCTACTATGAGTGTACTCTCTTACGAGATTACTTGGACAGTAATTGTAATAATG GGGATGTATTTTATGATGCTCAGGAAGATATATCAACCCATCGCAGGGAGGATGGTAATCGTTGTAATGCAGACTTCCCTGAAGAAAAATTTATTCCTAATAATTCTCGGTTTGCTTGTTCTCCTTACACCTCGCCACCTTCCGATGGTCCTTACAAGAGAAGGAAGATAATCAAATCAAATGCATTTGATGAAGATTCAGTGGAAGTTTATAGTGAAATTGTGGGCTCTCCAAGATATTCAgaatcatcttcttcctcacccaGCACTGATAGTGAGAGCTCAAGTTCAGTCTTTGGGCCTACAATTTACAAGGATGTTCTCATATTATTCAGATTTAATGACCATGACCTTCCATTTAAACTGAAGGAAGTAATTATGTCTGATTTGAGATTGCTAACTCTATTAGAGTACGGCCTTCCTTCTTGGGTCATTTTCTTCCAATCATATCCGGTGTTTTGCAAGATTTACCGCCCATGGATGTGCCCTTTAGCAAGGGCCTTGTATGTGCTGATTTCTGTTATCACTGTCCTCATAGGATTTTATGACCTGTATAAGAATGTTCCACTATTAAAAGCAACTGCATCTCGCCTGTTTGGCCCCTTCTTTGACTGGATAGAAACTTGGGAAATGGTTTCGAGGATTAAATATTTAGGAACTATGCTTTTCCTGCATAACTTTGAGGTAGCGCTTAAGTGGTTCCTTTCAATTATGCGGGCTACGAAGTCTGTTATTTCAATTTTGACAAAGCCAATTGCTGGCCCATTGATGGAGCTTGTGGAGTTAATTCTCCCCTTATGGAACATATGTGTTGAAGCAGTAGAAAGTGTTAGTTCAGTGATATGGCTTATTTTGGGATCTTCATACAGCATTATTGTGGGTACTGTCCAGGTTATTGTTTGGCCTTTCTGGTTTGCCTTTAGCACTCTATGGAACCTAG CAACGTATGTGATATACCCTATTTTTTGGGTCCTCTTGGAAATTCTGGTGGCACCTGTTCGACTGGTTCTTGCATTAGCTAATTATGTAGCAATGTTATTTGTCAACATGTATTACCTACTAGGGGAGACTTGGTCATCTGTAAGTGCCATGTTACAATTTGCTTCTACATCTAAAACATCAGTTAGTCGCCTTGAATCTTCCATGTGGCGATCACTTTGGAACGACCTTTTCTCTCAG GTTTTTCGTGCCCTTCGAAGCATTTTATATGGTTTTGTCGCCTTCTTTGCAACATGCAACAGACACCGACTGAG CATCTACAATCATATTCGAGGGTTTCTCCTCCGTGTTTCAGAGGCTACGCAGACAAGACATCCAGTTGCTAGCCAAGGGAGATCGAGCAATTCAAAAATAGATCCT TTAGCAGATTTTGAGCGGCCAACAACAAG GCGTATTCCACATTCTCAGGAGAAGTTTCACAGAAGGAGAAGCAAGAGCAAGGACATGTAA
- the LOC109723324 gene encoding N-alpha-acetyltransferase 40 isoform X4 → MESKRAQNSKEKKIRRKEVLEKKKAIDDTIKKAAAVKDHLASFPPFCQYNRNGLSVYLESGSGDQLSSLIKKYIQNLLKANMEGMYGSEWPMEEKVKRREMIAPEARYIFVREFPNSTPDEKSLKADEKAGGDRLAGFVHYRFIVEEDVPVVYVYELQLESCAQGKGLGKFLMQLIELIARKNQVGAVMLTVQKTNVAAMNFYMNKLRFYTYVT, encoded by the exons ATGGAGTCGAAGAGGGCTCAGAACAGTAAGGAGAAGAAGATTAGGAGAAAGGAg GtgttggagaagaaaaaggcaATTGACGATACTATTAAGAAGGCAGCAGCTGTAAAGGATCATCTAGCTTCTTTTCCACCCTTCTGTCAGTACAATCGAAATG GTCTTTCAGTCTATTTAGAGTCGGGGTCTGGAGACCAACTCTCCTCTCTTATAAAGAAGTATATACAAAATCTCCTTAAG GCCAATATGGAGGGTATGTATGGTTCAGAGTGGCCTATGGAAGAGAAAGTGAAACGCAGGGAAATGATTGCCCCAGAAGCACGATATATATTTGTGCGAGAATTTCCAAATTCAACTCCTGATGAGAAATCTCTAAAAGCTGATGAAAAAGCAGGTGGAGACCGTCTTGCTGGTTTTGTACATTACCGATTTATTGTCGAGGAAGATGTACCTGTTGTTTATGTGTATGAACTACAGCTCGAATCTTGTGCTCAAGGGAAGGGATTAGGAAAATTTCTAATGCAGCTAATTGAACTTATAGCTCGAAAG AACCAAGTTGGAGCTGTGATGCTGACAGTACAGAAAACTAATGTAGCAGCCATGAATTTCTATATGAATAAGCTCAG ATTTTACACATATGTAACTTAG
- the LOC109705078 gene encoding uncharacterized protein LOC109705078 isoform X2 — MEKDDDDRCFFPLTSLQIGDLQSYLSRLTLFLVPKSKKFLILVDNRPWLIDLGTRPAHLWQLMVTKSRLSPFANTSARRKRVDNGKRLDFSNSSGSTPVMRNKLSRWYTVIDAAISQKKTLLPVKKLKESSFLLNKELHRTLYGFIVFEVEWAHVRGINYLNELQTDTSMVLEAKIMKRWEFDSIEQASTFISSWYSGSYYECTLLRDYLDSNCNNGDVFYDAQEDISTHRREDGNRCNADFPEEKFIPNNSRFACSPYTSPPSDGPYKRRKIIKSNAFDEDSVEVYSEIVGSPRYSESSSSSPSTDSESSSSVFGPTIYKDVLILFRFNDHDLPFKLKEVIMSDLRLLTLLEYGLPSWVIFFQSYPVFCKIYRPWMCPLARALYVLISVITVLIGFYDLYKNVPLLKATASRLFGPFFDWIETWEMVSRIKYLGTMLFLHNFEVALKWFLSIMRATKSVISILTKPIAGPLMELVELILPLWNICVEAVESVSSVIWLILGSSYSIIVGTVQVIVWPFWFAFSTLWNLATYVIYPIFWVLLEILVAPVRLVLALANYVAMLFVNMYYLLGETWSSVFRALRSILYGFVAFFATCNRHRLSIYNHIRGFLLRVSEATQTRHPVASQGRSSNSKIDPLADFERPTTRRIPHSQEKFHRRRSKSKDM, encoded by the exons ATGGAAAAAGATGACGACGATCGCTGTTTCTTTCCTCTCACCAGTTTGCAAATCGG GGATTTGCAGTCTTATCTTTCGCGTTTGACTCTTTTTTTGGTTCCCAAAAGTAAGAAGTTCCTTATCCTAGTTGACAACCGTCCGTGGTTGATCGACCTGGGCACGCGACCTGCTCACCTATGGCAATTGATGGTTACCAAG TCCAGGTTGTCTCCTTTTGCAAACACTAGCGCCAGGAGGAAGAGAGTCGACAATGGGAAAAGGCTTGACTTCTCAAATAGCTCAGGATCCACTCCAGTTATGCGGAATAAATTATCTAGATGGTATACTGTAATTGATGCTGCAATATCTCAAAAGAAAACTTTGCTTCCGGTGAAGAAACTCAAGGAATCATCTTTTCTGTTGAATAAGGAGTTACATCGTACTTTATATGGTTTTATTGTTTTTGAAGTGGAGTGGGCACATGTTAGGGGTATAAATTACCTGAATGAACTTCAG ACCGATACATCTATGGTGTTGGAGGCTAAGATAATGAAAAGGTGGGAATTTGATAGTATCGAGCAAGCTTCAACCTTCATCTCTTCATGGTATTCAGGGAGCTACTATGAGTGTACTCTCTTACGAGATTACTTGGACAGTAATTGTAATAATG GGGATGTATTTTATGATGCTCAGGAAGATATATCAACCCATCGCAGGGAGGATGGTAATCGTTGTAATGCAGACTTCCCTGAAGAAAAATTTATTCCTAATAATTCTCGGTTTGCTTGTTCTCCTTACACCTCGCCACCTTCCGATGGTCCTTACAAGAGAAGGAAGATAATCAAATCAAATGCATTTGATGAAGATTCAGTGGAAGTTTATAGTGAAATTGTGGGCTCTCCAAGATATTCAgaatcatcttcttcctcacccaGCACTGATAGTGAGAGCTCAAGTTCAGTCTTTGGGCCTACAATTTACAAGGATGTTCTCATATTATTCAGATTTAATGACCATGACCTTCCATTTAAACTGAAGGAAGTAATTATGTCTGATTTGAGATTGCTAACTCTATTAGAGTACGGCCTTCCTTCTTGGGTCATTTTCTTCCAATCATATCCGGTGTTTTGCAAGATTTACCGCCCATGGATGTGCCCTTTAGCAAGGGCCTTGTATGTGCTGATTTCTGTTATCACTGTCCTCATAGGATTTTATGACCTGTATAAGAATGTTCCACTATTAAAAGCAACTGCATCTCGCCTGTTTGGCCCCTTCTTTGACTGGATAGAAACTTGGGAAATGGTTTCGAGGATTAAATATTTAGGAACTATGCTTTTCCTGCATAACTTTGAGGTAGCGCTTAAGTGGTTCCTTTCAATTATGCGGGCTACGAAGTCTGTTATTTCAATTTTGACAAAGCCAATTGCTGGCCCATTGATGGAGCTTGTGGAGTTAATTCTCCCCTTATGGAACATATGTGTTGAAGCAGTAGAAAGTGTTAGTTCAGTGATATGGCTTATTTTGGGATCTTCATACAGCATTATTGTGGGTACTGTCCAGGTTATTGTTTGGCCTTTCTGGTTTGCCTTTAGCACTCTATGGAACCTAG CAACGTATGTGATATACCCTATTTTTTGGGTCCTCTTGGAAATTCTGGTGGCACCTGTTCGACTGGTTCTTGCATTAGCTAATTATGTAGCAATGTTATTTGTCAACATGTATTACCTACTAGGGGAGACTTGGTCATCT GTTTTTCGTGCCCTTCGAAGCATTTTATATGGTTTTGTCGCCTTCTTTGCAACATGCAACAGACACCGACTGAG CATCTACAATCATATTCGAGGGTTTCTCCTCCGTGTTTCAGAGGCTACGCAGACAAGACATCCAGTTGCTAGCCAAGGGAGATCGAGCAATTCAAAAATAGATCCT TTAGCAGATTTTGAGCGGCCAACAACAAG GCGTATTCCACATTCTCAGGAGAAGTTTCACAGAAGGAGAAGCAAGAGCAAGGACATGTAA